One window from the genome of Spirosoma rhododendri encodes:
- a CDS encoding YpdA family putative bacillithiol disulfide reductase, whose amino-acid sequence MDNKHIYDVIIVGGGPCGLAAGIEAQKAGLSHLILDMGSLTESIRQYPRRMRFFSTAENIEIGGLPFPISGVKAGRDEALQYYRKAAAYYHLNFKLFQKVETVTKADDVFTVTTATGEQFFASKVIMATGYFTRPRWLGIPGEEQAHVSHYYDEPFKYSFTNVVIIGASNSAVEAALELYRHDVTITVVHRGDDFRSTVKYWLIPDVKNRVKEGKIKTMFDSVVTEIGTDTVTVNNLKTGEETSLPADFVLVLTGYIPDADLLRRCGIELDPVTQVPVYNKETFETTVPGLYVCGTVMAGIYTEKVFIENGREHAQAIIDHIMGREIHQVKELIQRI is encoded by the coding sequence ATGGATAACAAGCATATATACGACGTAATCATAGTAGGCGGTGGCCCCTGCGGGCTGGCGGCTGGTATCGAAGCCCAGAAAGCGGGGCTGTCGCACCTGATTCTGGACATGGGGAGCCTGACCGAGTCAATTCGGCAGTACCCGCGCCGGATGCGCTTTTTCTCGACGGCCGAAAACATCGAAATCGGTGGGTTGCCCTTCCCGATTTCGGGTGTCAAAGCCGGGCGCGACGAAGCCTTGCAGTACTACCGCAAAGCAGCGGCATACTACCACCTGAACTTCAAGCTGTTCCAGAAAGTCGAAACCGTTACGAAGGCCGATGACGTCTTTACCGTGACAACTGCGACGGGTGAACAGTTCTTTGCCAGCAAAGTCATCATGGCGACGGGCTACTTCACCCGCCCCCGCTGGCTGGGTATTCCCGGTGAAGAACAGGCCCACGTATCGCACTATTACGACGAACCGTTTAAGTATTCGTTTACGAACGTCGTCATCATTGGCGCATCGAATTCGGCGGTCGAAGCGGCTCTGGAACTGTATCGGCACGACGTCACCATCACGGTCGTACACCGTGGCGACGACTTCCGCAGCACGGTGAAATACTGGCTGATTCCCGACGTGAAAAACCGGGTGAAGGAAGGTAAGATCAAGACGATGTTCGATTCGGTCGTCACGGAAATCGGTACGGATACGGTGACAGTCAATAACCTGAAAACGGGTGAAGAAACCAGCCTCCCCGCCGACTTCGTGCTGGTGCTGACGGGCTACATCCCCGACGCCGACCTGCTGCGCCGGTGCGGTATCGAACTGGACCCCGTTACGCAAGTGCCGGTCTACAACAAGGAAACCTTTGAAACGACTGTGCCGGGGCTGTACGTCTGCGGAACGGTGATGGCGGGAATTTACACGGAAAAGGTGTTTATCGAAAACGGCCGCGAACACGCGCAGGCGATCATCGATCATATCATGGGTCGCGAGATTCACCAGGTCAAAGAGCTTATCCAGCGGATCTGA